A DNA window from Phoenix dactylifera cultivar Barhee BC4 chromosome 13, palm_55x_up_171113_PBpolish2nd_filt_p, whole genome shotgun sequence contains the following coding sequences:
- the LOC103723608 gene encoding membrane protein PM19L-like translates to MILLNKLCCLWMSLQAWDPNKKYFPSFTRKEGDTSYKEQGMLSFPLHQRQTNSLSCSHILCLSLYGLPIYMHLGFAKLVICCWFSIKFRLPLALSIMASRVPRPLASFLLFLNLIMYIIVAMIAGWAINYGIDETPHAVLSLSIPTRLFPIYYPIGNLATGFFVIFSLITGVVGIATSVTGLQDVLMWTSASLLSASASSFITWALTLLAMGLACKEISISRSPPKLRTLETLTIILSGTQLLCTGAINAGATSTMRPDHLTGRV, encoded by the exons ATGATTCTTCTAAACAAACTTTGCTGTCTGTGGATGAGCTTGCAGGCATGGGATCCTAATAAGAAATACTTTCCTTCATTTACGAGAAAGGAAGGAGATACCTCCTATAAAGAGCAAGGGATGCTATCCTTTCCTTTGCACCAAAGGCAGACCAATTCATTAAGCTGCAGCCATATCTTATGCCTCTCTCTTTATGGCTTGCCTATATATATGCATTTAGGCTTTGCCAAGCTAGTCATTTGTTGTTGGTTCTCTATAAAATTCAGGTTACCCTTAGCACTTTCTATCATGGCCTCCCGAGTGCCAAGGCCTCTTGcatccttcctcctcttcctcaacCTCATAATGTACATCATAGTCGCGATGATTGCTGGTTGGGCCATTAACTATGGTATCGATGAGACTCCTCATGCAG TGTTAAGCTTGTCGATACCGACTCGACTTTTTCCAATATACTATCCAATTGGTAACCTAGCCACCGGATTCTTCGTCATCTTCTCGCTTATCACCGGAGTTGTAGGCATTGCCACTTCAGTCACTGGCTTACAGGATGTCCTCATGTGGACTTCGGCCAGCTTATTGTCAGCTTCAGCTTCTTCTTTCATTACATGGGCCCTCACACTTCTGGCCATGGG GCTGGCCTGCAAAGAGATTAGCATAAGCCGGAGCCCCCCAAAGTTG AGAACGCTGGAGACACTGACCATCATCTTGAGCGGCACTCAACTGCTGTGCACAGGGGCCATCAATGCTGGTGCAACAAGCACCATGAGGCCAGACCACCTCACCGGACGAGTCTGA
- the LOC103699080 gene encoding glutamine synthetase leaf isozyme, chloroplastic-like, which yields MAHMLVPSMQCRMGITSNSIQARPIMTAKTWNSLLSNARRPKTKKSTSTFKVLALKSDNNGAVSRLENLLNLDITPFTDKIIAEYIWIGGTGIDIRSKARTVPRPVEHPSELPKWNYDGSSTGQAPGEDSEVILYPQAFFRDPFRGGNNILVICDCYTPSGEPIPTNKRYRAAQIFSEKKVINETPWYGIEQEYTLLQPNVKWPLGWPVGGYPGPQGPYYCAAGADKSFGRDISDAHYKACLYAGINISGTNGEVMPGQWEYQVGPSVGIEASDHVWCSRYILERITEQAGVVLSLNPKPIEGDWNGAGCHTNFSTKSMREEGGYEVIKKAILNLSLRHKEHISAYGEGNERRLTGKHETANINTFSWGVANRGCSIRVGRETERRGKGYLEDRRPASNMDPYVVTSMLAETTILWEPTLESEALAAKKLQLQV from the exons ATGGCCCATATGCTGGTTCCTTCAATGCAATGTCGAATGGGAATTACAAGCAACTCTATTCAAGCTCGGCCCATCATGACCGCAAAGACGTGGAATTCTCTTCTGTCAAATGCTCGAAGGCCTAAGACTAAGAAGAGCACCTCTACCTTCAAAGTGCTTGCTCTGAAGTCTGACAATAATGGTGCTGTGTCAAGGTTGGAGAACCTGCTTAACTTGGACATCACCCCATTTACTGACAAAATTATCGCTGAGTACATCTG GATTGGAGGAACAGGCATTGACATCCGAAGCAAAGCACGG ACTGTTCCCAGGCCTGTGGAACACCCATCAGAGTTACCAAAGTGGAATTATGATGGATCAAGCACTGGACAAGCTCCTGGAGAAGATAGTGAAGTCATTTTATA TCCCCAAGCTTTTTTTAGAGATCCATTTCGAGGAGGGAACAACATCTTG GTAATATGTGATTGTTATACACCGAGTGGAGAACCCATTCCTACCAACAAACGTTACAGAGCTGCTCAAATCTTCAGTGAGAAAAAGGTCATTAATGAAACCCCTTG GTATGGGATAGAGCAAGAGTATACCTTACTCCAACCAAATGTGAAGTGGCCCCTGGGCTGGCCTGTAGGAGGATATCCAGGTCCCCAG GGCCCCTACTACTGTGCAGCTGGGGCAGACAAGTCATTCGGGCGTGACATATCGGATGCTCATTATAAGGCTTGCTTATATGCCGGAATCAACATTAGTGGCACTAATGGGGAGGTTATGCCAGGCCAG TGGGAGTATCAAGTTGGACCAAGTGTGGGGATTGAAGCAAGTGACCATGTTTGGTGTTCAAGATACATTCTAGAG AGAATCACTGAACAAGCAGGCGTTGTACTCTCCCTTAATCCAAAACCAATAGAG GGTGACTGGAATGGTGCAGGATGCCATACCAATTTCAG TACAAAGAGCATGCGAGAAGAGGGTGGTTATGAAGTAATAAAGAAGGCAATTCTCAACCTCTCTCTCCGGCACAAGGAACACATTAGTGCATATGGAGAAGGAAATGAGCGGAGGTTGACAGGGAAGCATGAGACAGCCAACATAAACACCTTCTCTTGG GGTGTGGCCAATCGTGGCTGCTCTATTCGTGTCGGACGTGAAACTGAGAGACGAGGCAAAG GCTACTTGGAAGATCGCCGCCCAGCTTCAAACATGGATCCATATGTGGTGACTTCTATGCTAGCAGAAACAACAATTCTGTGGGAACCAACTCTTGAATCTGAGGCTCTAGCTGCCAAGAAGTTGCAGTTGCAGGTTTGA